Proteins from a genomic interval of Spiroplasma endosymbiont of Lonchoptera lutea:
- a CDS encoding YebC/PmpR family DNA-binding transcriptional regulator — protein MAGHSKWANIKHRKAAQDKIRGKIFQKILRQLNTAVRNGGVNVETNNQLRLLIEKAKTVNMPKENIDRALKKFSQDNNSNLNYEEIIYEGFVAGHIAVMVECLTDNRNRTATNVRSIFNKAKGTLGVTGSVRYLFTRVGLLIFTNKMVSVDEVFEWALEIAAIDVNNDEGTFIITTTVDRFWITKTFLESKGVTAFDVSEIIFQPNKTVSLENEIAIEQFWQLINSLEADDDVQNIYYNFVEDDN, from the coding sequence ATGGCAGGACATTCAAAATGAGCAAATATTAAGCATCGTAAAGCAGCCCAAGATAAAATTCGTGGTAAAATTTTTCAAAAAATTTTACGCCAATTAAATACTGCGGTAAGAAACGGTGGGGTTAATGTTGAAACTAACAATCAATTGCGATTGCTCATTGAAAAAGCAAAAACAGTTAATATGCCTAAAGAAAATATTGACCGTGCTTTAAAGAAATTTAGTCAAGATAATAATAGTAATCTTAATTATGAAGAAATTATTTATGAAGGTTTTGTTGCGGGACATATTGCTGTTATGGTTGAATGTTTAACGGATAATCGTAATCGTACAGCGACTAATGTTCGGAGTATTTTTAATAAAGCTAAAGGAACATTAGGCGTTACTGGCAGTGTTCGTTATCTTTTTACTCGGGTGGGACTATTAATTTTTACTAATAAGATGGTTAGTGTGGATGAAGTTTTTGAATGAGCTTTAGAAATTGCGGCTATTGATGTTAATAATGATGAAGGAACATTTATTATTACGACAACTGTTGATAGGTTTTGAATAACCAAAACCTTTTTAGAATCTAAGGGTGTTACTGCCTTTGATGTTAGTGAAATTATTTTTCAACCGAATAAAACAGTATCCTTAGAAAATGAAATTGCGATTGAACAGTTTTGACAGTTAATTAATTCCTTAGAAGCTGATGATGATGTGCAAAATATTTATTATAACTTTGTGGAAGATGATAATTAA
- the lpdA gene encoding dihydrolipoyl dehydrogenase, giving the protein MDKFDVIIIGGGPGGYVAAIKAAQVGLKTLIIEKQWWGGVCLNIGCIPTKALLKSAKVLNYFKHAKSYGVDVNATTIKPNWDEMQIRKSGVVKKLTQGVEHLLKKNQVEKVFGEAKIIDKNTVEVNGKRYAGNNLIIATGSVSRVLDLPGFKEAKENNFLITSRQILSLKEIPKKLTIIGGGVIGIEFACLFSTLGTEVTIVQGVDKILELLDNDISLEMTKVLKSMGVKLKLNAKITAIKDKTLVFMQSGQEKQLTSDFILISVGRVPVIKGLEALNLELGPRKNIKINDRCQTNVENIYAIGDVAADKMLAHVASAQGIVAVENILGKNSKMDMDYIASCIYSFPEIASVGLTEQQCQDKQLSFSSFKFPLLGNGKALADGEITGFAKILANKQTGEIYGAHIISGTATDMITEVTTTMVSEGTIYELAKTIHPHPTLSEVVMEAAHGIIDKPIHG; this is encoded by the coding sequence ATGGATAAATTTGATGTAATTATTATTGGCGGTGGTCCTGGTGGCTATGTGGCTGCCATTAAAGCAGCCCAAGTTGGTTTAAAAACCCTTATTATTGAAAAACAATGATGAGGTGGTGTTTGTTTAAATATTGGTTGTATTCCAACAAAAGCATTATTAAAAAGTGCTAAAGTTTTAAATTATTTTAAGCATGCTAAAAGTTATGGTGTTGATGTTAATGCGACAACAATTAAACCTAATTGAGATGAAATGCAAATTAGAAAATCTGGGGTTGTTAAAAAATTAACCCAAGGTGTTGAACATTTATTGAAAAAAAACCAAGTTGAAAAAGTATTTGGTGAAGCTAAGATTATTGATAAAAATACTGTGGAAGTTAATGGTAAAAGATATGCTGGTAATAATTTAATTATTGCTACTGGTTCGGTATCACGAGTTTTAGATTTACCTGGTTTTAAAGAAGCGAAAGAAAATAATTTTTTAATTACTAGTCGGCAAATTTTATCATTAAAAGAAATTCCTAAAAAATTAACAATTATTGGTGGCGGTGTTATTGGCATTGAGTTTGCTTGTTTATTTAGTACTTTAGGAACAGAAGTTACCATTGTTCAAGGAGTGGATAAGATTTTAGAATTATTAGATAATGATATTAGTTTAGAAATGACAAAAGTATTAAAATCAATGGGCGTTAAGCTTAAACTTAATGCTAAAATAACAGCGATTAAAGATAAAACATTAGTGTTTATGCAATCGGGACAAGAAAAGCAACTTACTAGTGATTTTATATTAATTTCTGTTGGTAGAGTTCCTGTAATTAAGGGGTTAGAAGCATTAAATCTTGAATTAGGACCTAGAAAAAATATTAAAATTAATGATCGTTGTCAAACTAATGTGGAAAATATTTATGCTATTGGTGATGTCGCTGCTGATAAGATGTTAGCTCATGTGGCATCAGCACAAGGAATTGTTGCGGTGGAAAATATTTTAGGTAAGAATAGTAAAATGGATATGGATTATATTGCGAGTTGTATTTATTCGTTTCCAGAAATTGCTAGTGTTGGTTTAACAGAGCAACAATGTCAAGATAAACAATTATCGTTTAGTAGTTTTAAGTTTCCTTTATTGGGTAATGGTAAAGCATTAGCTGATGGTGAAATAACGGGATTTGCTAAAATTTTAGCCAATAAACAAACTGGTGAGATTTATGGGGCTCATATTATTTCGGGAACAGCAACGGATATGATTACGGAAGTGACAACAACAATGGTTAGTGAAGGAACAATTTATGAGTTGGCAAAAACAATTCATCCTCATCCAACTTTATCAGAAGTTGTGATGGAAGCGGCGCACGGAATTATTGATAAACCAATTCATGGTTAA
- a CDS encoding dihydrolipoamide acetyltransferase family protein, translated as MIEFKFLGLDGDINEGQITQIYVKVGDDIKKGQDLFELEADKLSQPIVAEFDGKIGQINFAIGDIIKAGDVFASSNPSNNVPSSNKSEEIINKQVLSNVMETNPEKSNKKVLATPLARRMARELGIDITTIKGTGPNGRVLKQDLVGGHSLSSEAKSSKLVTKKPLAVVPPMQSRGDDFSSKPASQAEQRVKMTPTRKAISKAMKNSVFTIPHTSLMTQVNVTALVQLRAQLKTTVIKPDFKLTYMPFFIKAVTMALKEFPIINARLDEVTEEIVYHNYYNIGIAADTDAGLIVPVIKDADQQDIFNLAVVYNDLVARVRNKKLIPSEMKDGTFTITNYGSVGLDFGTPVINYPEAAILGIGAIKKTPVVDDSGNIVVNDLLPLSISIDHRIIDGADAGRFMLHLKKLLEAPTSLLISY; from the coding sequence ATGATAGAATTTAAATTTTTAGGTCTTGATGGTGATATTAATGAAGGTCAAATAACACAAATTTATGTTAAGGTTGGCGATGATATTAAAAAAGGTCAAGATTTATTTGAGTTAGAAGCAGATAAACTTTCTCAACCAATAGTTGCTGAATTTGATGGTAAAATTGGTCAAATTAATTTTGCAATTGGCGATATTATTAAGGCCGGTGATGTCTTTGCTAGTAGTAATCCTAGTAATAATGTTCCTTCATCTAATAAGTCAGAAGAAATTATTAATAAACAAGTTTTATCAAATGTGATGGAAACTAATCCTGAAAAATCAAATAAGAAAGTATTAGCAACACCATTAGCACGAAGAATGGCTCGTGAATTAGGGATTGATATTACAACTATTAAGGGGACAGGTCCTAACGGCAGAGTATTAAAACAAGATTTAGTCGGTGGGCATTCTTTATCTAGTGAAGCTAAATCATCAAAATTAGTAACAAAAAAACCGTTAGCGGTTGTTCCACCAATGCAATCTCGTGGTGATGATTTTTCTTCAAAGCCAGCATCACAAGCAGAACAGCGGGTAAAAATGACACCAACCAGAAAAGCAATTTCTAAAGCAATGAAAAATTCAGTATTTACAATTCCGCATACTAGTTTAATGACACAAGTAAATGTTACTGCTTTAGTGCAATTACGAGCACAATTAAAAACGACAGTTATTAAACCTGATTTTAAATTAACTTATATGCCATTTTTTATTAAGGCAGTTACGATGGCTTTAAAAGAATTTCCAATAATTAATGCCCGATTAGATGAAGTAACAGAAGAAATTGTTTATCATAATTATTATAATATTGGCATTGCTGCTGATACTGATGCAGGATTAATTGTTCCTGTTATTAAAGATGCTGATCAACAAGATATTTTTAATTTAGCTGTTGTTTACAATGACTTAGTTGCCAGAGTTAGAAATAAGAAATTAATTCCTTCGGAAATGAAAGATGGAACTTTTACGATTACTAATTATGGTTCTGTTGGTTTAGATTTTGGAACGCCAGTTATTAATTATCCCGAAGCAGCGATTTTGGGTATTGGGGCAATTAAAAAAACACCGGTTGTTGATGACAGTGGCAATATTGTTGTTAATGATTTATTACCGTTATCAATATCAATTGACCATCGTATAATTGATGGTGCTGATGCTGGAAGATTTATGTTGCATTTAAAGAAATTATTAGAAGCACCAACTTCATTGCTAATTTCATATTAA
- a CDS encoding alpha-ketoacid dehydrogenase subunit beta — MALYSNIQALTNALDIAMERDKTIVTYGEDVGFVGGVFRATRGLQKKHGENRCFNAPIAEASLVGIAAGMAFNGLRPIVELQFQGFAYPAFQQLFCHIARFRNRTRGRFTCPMVIRMPVNLWGLKGLEHHSEAIEAMFAHVPGFKVVIPAKPSDVKGLMLATVECDDPVIFLEPLRNYYTPKEEVADGHYTIEIGKAKQITKWEASDNPDLTIVTYGPLVYDCEAAVAKLQQEGMKIELIDLMTIHPWDEATVVASVKKTGRILVVHEAVKSFSVSSEIITTINEKCFEYLQCPPARLTGYDVTVPLYQGEHWFKITEKRIIDKVKTMMTYLA; from the coding sequence ATGGCACTATATAGTAATATTCAAGCATTAACTAATGCATTAGACATTGCAATGGAACGCGATAAGACAATAGTTACTTATGGTGAAGATGTTGGTTTTGTTGGTGGCGTTTTTCGGGCAACGAGAGGTTTACAAAAGAAACATGGTGAAAATCGTTGTTTTAATGCGCCAATTGCTGAAGCTAGTTTAGTAGGAATTGCTGCTGGAATGGCTTTTAATGGACTTCGTCCGATTGTAGAATTACAGTTTCAAGGGTTTGCTTATCCGGCGTTTCAACAATTATTTTGCCATATAGCTCGGTTTCGTAATCGTACAAGAGGAAGATTTACTTGTCCAATGGTTATCCGAATGCCAGTTAATTTGTGAGGTTTAAAAGGTTTGGAACATCATTCTGAAGCGATTGAAGCAATGTTTGCACATGTGCCTGGTTTTAAAGTTGTTATTCCGGCTAAACCTAGTGATGTTAAAGGATTAATGTTAGCTACAGTGGAATGTGATGATCCCGTAATATTTTTAGAACCGTTAAGAAATTATTATACGCCCAAAGAAGAAGTTGCTGATGGGCATTATACAATTGAAATTGGTAAGGCAAAACAAATTACTAAATGAGAAGCGAGTGATAATCCTGATTTAACAATTGTTACTTATGGACCGTTAGTTTATGATTGTGAAGCTGCTGTTGCTAAATTGCAACAAGAAGGAATGAAAATTGAATTAATTGATTTAATGACAATTCATCCGTGAGATGAGGCAACAGTTGTTGCTTCTGTTAAAAAGACAGGAAGAATATTAGTAGTGCATGAAGCAGTTAAATCTTTTTCAGTATCTTCAGAAATTATTACGACAATTAATGAAAAATGTTTTGAATATTTACAATGTCCGCCAGCGAGATTAACAGGTTATGATGTGACTGTTCCTTTATATCAAGGTGAACATTGATTTAAAATTACTGAAAAAAGAATTATTGATAAAGTAAAAACAATGATGACATATTTAGCTTAA
- a CDS encoding thiamine pyrophosphate-dependent enzyme, whose protein sequence is MFNDYSDLKFEVFQIMNEKSEIVKPDLMPKISDELLLKAYRFMCLSRKQEEIQTEISEGGKNLNFLASAGQEATEVGYAIHLRKGIDWLVPAYRNNAAWITAGFPIENIYLYWLGNEAGSKVPEDINVLPVNIPIGTQYSHATGIAFAEKFKQSDGIVITTIGDGGTSEGEVYEAMNFAAIHKLPVIFMVENNQWSLTTPRKKASATASLAIRGVGVGIASAQVDGNDFFAVYAMVEKAIARAKAGEGPTFIEAITYRRFAHSASDIKKDYYDPQLEAEWLKKDPLDRLRNYLIANKKWDETKQKQLDVENEVLIRNEINSAMNKKDTKLADIFQYTYAKMTPQLEEQLAEAQAYFAKEGNN, encoded by the coding sequence ATGTTTAATGATTATAGTGATTTGAAGTTTGAAGTATTTCAAATTATGAATGAAAAAAGTGAAATTGTTAAGCCTGATTTGATGCCAAAAATTAGTGATGAATTATTACTAAAAGCGTATCGTTTTATGTGTTTATCAAGAAAACAAGAAGAAATTCAAACTGAAATTAGTGAGGGTGGTAAAAATCTTAATTTTTTAGCATCAGCAGGACAAGAAGCAACCGAAGTGGGGTATGCGATTCATTTACGAAAAGGAATTGATTGATTAGTTCCGGCATATCGTAATAATGCTGCTTGAATTACAGCTGGTTTTCCGATTGAAAATATTTACTTGTATTGATTAGGAAATGAAGCAGGAAGTAAAGTTCCCGAAGATATTAATGTCTTACCAGTTAATATTCCGATTGGGACTCAATATTCCCATGCAACCGGAATTGCGTTTGCTGAAAAGTTTAAACAAAGTGATGGTATTGTTATTACTACGATTGGTGATGGGGGAACGAGTGAAGGTGAAGTTTATGAAGCAATGAACTTTGCTGCGATTCATAAATTACCCGTAATTTTTATGGTGGAAAATAATCAGTGGTCATTAACCACACCGCGAAAAAAAGCATCAGCAACGGCATCTTTAGCAATTAGAGGTGTGGGTGTTGGGATTGCTAGTGCGCAAGTTGATGGCAATGATTTTTTTGCAGTTTATGCAATGGTTGAAAAAGCAATTGCTCGTGCAAAAGCTGGTGAAGGGCCAACCTTTATTGAAGCAATTACTTATCGGCGTTTTGCTCATTCAGCATCGGATATTAAAAAAGATTATTATGATCCGCAATTAGAAGCTGAATGATTAAAAAAAGATCCGCTTGACCGGTTAAGAAATTATTTAATTGCTAATAAAAAATGAGATGAAACCAAACAAAAACAATTAGATGTTGAAAATGAAGTATTAATTCGTAATGAAATTAATAGTGCAATGAATAAAAAAGATACAAAATTGGCAGATATTTTTCAATATACATATGCAAAAATGACACCGCAATTAGAAGAACAATTAGCAGAAGCACAAGCATATTTTGCAAAGGAAGGTAATAACTAA
- a CDS encoding lipoate--protein ligase: MIYIENNSKNPYFNLALEEYLMKNYPNDDDILLLWQNDNTIVIGRNQNAYEEINVKQVKADNVKVVRRLSGGGTVYHDEGNLNFSFIKKRSSNVVNNYYHFLQPIISVLQKLGIYAEFSGKNDILIAGKKISGNAQYANSNKILHHGTVLFNVDLLKLGAYLNVDPLKMQSKAIKSVQARVTNILPLLKDKITIMEFKALIITELLKGENKKVILSSEQLEEINKLAIAKYASWEWNYGIAPKFQIQNKKLYEHKGTVTVGLNVNAGIITDIKISGDFMGYYGTEIIEQQLVGCKYDYEHIAGQLQNINIEEIFGVNFIASEIIDLII; encoded by the coding sequence ATGATTTATATTGAAAATAATAGTAAAAATCCTTATTTTAATTTAGCTCTTGAAGAATATTTAATGAAAAATTATCCGAATGATGATGATATTTTATTACTTTGACAAAATGATAATACAATTGTTATTGGTCGTAATCAAAATGCGTATGAAGAAATTAATGTTAAGCAAGTAAAAGCGGATAATGTCAAAGTAGTTCGCCGATTATCTGGTGGTGGTACTGTGTATCATGATGAAGGGAATTTAAATTTTTCTTTTATAAAAAAACGAAGTTCAAATGTTGTTAATAACTATTATCATTTTTTGCAACCAATAATTAGTGTTTTGCAAAAATTAGGAATATATGCTGAATTTTCTGGTAAAAATGATATTTTAATTGCTGGTAAAAAGATTTCTGGTAATGCTCAGTATGCAAATAGTAATAAAATATTACATCATGGAACAGTTCTTTTTAATGTGGATTTGTTAAAGTTAGGGGCATACCTTAATGTTGATCCATTAAAGATGCAGTCTAAGGCGATTAAGTCTGTGCAAGCACGGGTTACTAATATTTTACCGCTATTAAAAGATAAAATTACGATTATGGAATTTAAAGCTTTGATTATTACTGAGTTATTAAAAGGAGAAAATAAAAAGGTTATTTTATCTTCTGAACAATTGGAGGAAATTAATAAATTAGCAATAGCGAAGTATGCATCGTGAGAATGGAATTATGGTATTGCTCCTAAATTTCAAATTCAAAATAAGAAACTTTATGAGCATAAAGGAACTGTTACTGTTGGTTTAAATGTTAATGCTGGTATTATTACTGATATTAAAATTTCTGGTGATTTTATGGGTTATTATGGTACTGAGATTATTGAACAACAGTTAGTTGGTTGTAAGTATGATTATGAGCATATTGCTGGGCAATTGCAAAATATAAATATTGAAGAAATTTTTGGAGTTAATTTTATTGCTTCGGAAATTATTGATTTAATAATTTAA
- a CDS encoding FAD-dependent oxidoreductase translates to MKVIAIGINHSGTTLVRTLSHLSKQDKKDIKIVAYDRNDNISFLGCGIALWVGGEISKPDGLFYATPELLQSEGIEVHMKHELLAVNNKEKKVLIKNLETNEEFFDTYDKLVIGVGTWPIIPSIPGLKNDDGTVSAGVNIVKLFQHAKQIKAIIDNSAIKNVVVVGAGYIGIELVEAFSHNNKKVTLIDIEDRIMPRYYDEEFTTPVQQSMEKAGVIIRTGEVVKEFIKENGIVTKVITDKNEYAVDMVLWAVGFNTETKILKDVVELGARGAIKTNSYFQTSDPDIYAIGDCVAVHNNATKENANIALATTAVRTGLVTAFNIVRDNSLTSPGFQAANAISVFGWKMAGVGVSETVAKMSQMDVDTVFFEDNDRPEFLEPHVKVKIKIVWEKASRKIIGAQIASKANHTEVIYMFSLAIMKGLTIDELPLVDIFFLPHFNKPYNFVTLAGLKALGMDYFHQSVDENNNN, encoded by the coding sequence ATGAAAGTTATTGCTATTGGTATTAACCATTCAGGGACTACCTTAGTTAGAACCTTAAGTCATTTAAGTAAACAAGATAAAAAGGATATTAAAATTGTAGCATACGATCGTAATGACAATATTTCTTTTTTAGGGTGTGGAATTGCTTTATGAGTTGGTGGTGAAATTAGTAAACCTGATGGCCTATTTTATGCAACGCCAGAATTGTTACAATCAGAAGGTATTGAAGTTCATATGAAACATGAACTTTTGGCTGTTAATAATAAAGAAAAGAAAGTTTTAATCAAAAACTTAGAAACAAATGAAGAGTTTTTTGACACTTATGATAAGTTAGTTATTGGTGTTGGTACTTGACCAATTATTCCTTCAATTCCGGGACTTAAAAATGATGATGGTACAGTTAGTGCTGGTGTTAATATTGTTAAATTATTTCAACATGCAAAACAAATTAAAGCAATAATTGATAATTCAGCAATTAAAAATGTTGTTGTTGTTGGTGCTGGATATATTGGGATTGAATTAGTTGAAGCTTTTAGTCATAATAATAAAAAGGTAACTTTAATTGATATTGAAGATCGGATTATGCCACGATATTATGATGAAGAGTTTACAACACCTGTTCAACAAAGTATGGAAAAAGCAGGTGTTATTATTCGTACAGGTGAAGTTGTTAAAGAGTTTATTAAAGAAAATGGTATTGTTACTAAAGTAATTACTGATAAAAATGAATATGCTGTTGATATGGTACTTTGAGCCGTAGGTTTTAATACCGAAACAAAGATTTTAAAAGATGTTGTTGAATTAGGAGCAAGGGGAGCGATTAAAACTAATAGTTATTTTCAAACTAGTGACCCTGATATTTATGCCATTGGTGATTGCGTTGCGGTTCATAATAATGCTACAAAAGAAAATGCTAATATTGCATTAGCAACAACTGCGGTACGAACGGGTTTAGTGACTGCTTTTAATATCGTTAGGGATAATTCATTAACAAGTCCGGGATTTCAAGCTGCGAATGCGATTTCAGTATTTGGCTGAAAAATGGCGGGTGTTGGTGTTAGCGAAACAGTAGCAAAAATGAGTCAGATGGATGTTGATACAGTATTTTTTGAAGATAATGATCGTCCTGAGTTTTTAGAACCGCATGTTAAGGTAAAAATTAAAATTGTTTGAGAAAAAGCATCTAGAAAAATTATTGGGGCACAAATTGCTTCAAAAGCAAATCATACGGAAGTTATTTATATGTTTTCTTTGGCAATTATGAAAGGTTTAACGATTGATGAGTTACCGTTAGTAGATATTTTCTTTTTACCGCATTTTAATAAACCATATAATTTTGTAACTTTAGCAGGTTTAAAAGCATTAGGAATGGATTATTTTCATCAATCAGTTGATGAAAATAATAATAATTAA
- a CDS encoding IS3 family transposase (programmed frameshift), translated as MGNKTSYSEEFKKQIVMLYKNDKSVINLGKEYNLPKPTIYSWIKNYNNSGSFKAKDNRTVEENELIYLRKENQQLRMENDIFKASSTDNREKITIINNNKNKYSVRKICKILGLLKSTYYYQTNKCTKFDVNNYEQEVISAFNKSRKIYGARKIKAVLIRKNIILSRRKIRFIMIKNNLVSKYTKLKYCNHKKTVNNDEINNVLNRQFNDKKPNEVVVSDLTYVQVGTKWHYICLLIDLFNREVIGYSAGPNKTAELVQQAFHKITRPLNKITLFHTDRGNEFKNKIIDEILITFKIKRSLSSKGCPYDNAVAEATYKTFKTEFINGKKFTNLTQLKCELFDFVNWYNNIRIHGSLNYLTPVEFRKYQST; from the exons ATGGGAAATAAAACCTCATACTCTGAAGAATTTAAAAAACAAATTGTAATGCTATACAAAAATGACAAAAGTGTTATTAATTTAGGGAAAGAATATAATTTACCAAAACCAACTATTTATAGTTGAATTAAAAATTATAATAATTCTGGGTCATTTAAAGCAAAAGATAATCGCACTGTCGAAGAAAATGAATTAATTTACTTGCGAAAAGAAAACCAACAATTACGAATGGAAAATGACATTT TTAAAGCAAGCAGCACTGATAATCGGGAAAAAATAACAATAATTAATAACAACAAAAATAAATATTCAGTGAGGAAAATATGTAAGATTTTAGGTTTACTAAAATCAACATATTATTATCAAACTAATAAATGCACCAAGTTTGATGTTAATAATTATGAACAAGAAGTTATCAGTGCATTTAATAAAAGTCGCAAGATTTATGGTGCTCGTAAAATTAAAGCTGTTTTAATAAGAAAAAATATCATTTTATCACGACGAAAAATCCGATTCATTATGATCAAAAATAATTTGGTTTCTAAATACACCAAGTTAAAATATTGTAATCATAAAAAAACAGTTAATAATGACGAAATTAATAATGTTTTAAATCGTCAATTTAATGACAAAAAACCAAATGAAGTTGTTGTTAGTGATTTAACATATGTTCAAGTTGGCACTAAATGACATTATATTTGTTTATTAATTGACTTGTTTAATCGCGAAGTAATTGGCTATAGTGCTGGACCAAATAAAACTGCTGAATTAGTTCAACAAGCTTTTCACAAGATAACACGACCATTAAATAAAATAACTTTATTTCATACTGATCGTGGTAATGAGTTTAAAAATAAAATTATTGATGAAATTTTAATAACCTTTAAAATTAAAAGATCATTAAGCTCCAAAGGATGCCCATATGATAATGCTGTTGCTGAAGCAACTTACAAAACCTTTAAAACCGAATTTATTAACGGTAAAAAATTTACAAACTTAACACAACTAAAATGCGAACTATTTGATTTTGTTAATTGATATAACAATATTCGAATTCATGGCAGTTTAAATTATTTAACTCCCGTTGAATTTAGAAAATACCAGTCTACATAA
- the argS gene encoding arginine--tRNA ligase produces MSLILNQIQKIIKEAVNKITPFVDDIVIEKTRNIAYGDYATNIAMVLAPILKQKPEVIAKKIIAIIKSNDFFTKIDFVFPGFINLTVNQNGLSAVITEILKLKTKFGSGEATNIKYNLEIVSANPTGILHIGHARNGAIGDAVARILKFAGNIVETEYYLNDAGNQINVLANTIFSYYLQKLGVNVEIPEQSYQGVYQEILATNFVNKYQDKFIAIRIVNGVIDDEQVLAIFKQESVAFFLQLIKTQLKDFRINIDYWSSELEMYTTKEIDKLVKELQATNKVFEKDGALWLKTTDYGDDKDRVLVKQDKSYAYILPDLACHNLRIKRAKANYLVNFWGADHHSYLTRMQAGLQILGYDANILKIVIIQMVRLIKDGQEYKMSKRKGTAVWLIDLVMELGIDVVRYMLCSKASSSHMDLDLSLLTSQSNNNPVYYFQYATARCASILRNVPHNIDLIKTIASYHLLTHPKERELIKVLDYFSKVVQSAAKFCQPNIICDYIQELARGFHSYYSECKILDETNITLSEQRLHLIISTQYVFKNALNLIAVDFKDQM; encoded by the coding sequence ATGTCGTTAATTTTAAATCAAATTCAAAAAATAATTAAAGAGGCAGTAAATAAAATTACTCCTTTTGTTGATGATATTGTTATTGAGAAAACTCGTAATATTGCATATGGTGATTATGCTACTAATATTGCGATGGTGTTAGCACCAATTTTAAAGCAAAAACCGGAAGTCATTGCTAAAAAGATTATTGCTATTATTAAGTCAAATGATTTTTTTACTAAAATAGATTTTGTTTTTCCTGGGTTCATTAATTTAACAGTTAATCAAAATGGACTTAGTGCTGTTATTACGGAAATTTTAAAATTAAAAACTAAATTTGGTAGTGGAGAAGCGACTAATATTAAATATAATTTAGAAATTGTTTCTGCTAATCCAACAGGAATTTTACATATTGGTCATGCTCGTAATGGTGCTATTGGTGATGCGGTTGCAAGAATTTTAAAATTTGCAGGAAATATTGTTGAAACAGAATATTATCTTAATGATGCTGGTAATCAGATTAATGTGTTAGCAAATACAATTTTTTCGTATTATTTACAAAAATTAGGGGTTAATGTTGAAATACCAGAACAATCATATCAGGGTGTTTATCAAGAAATATTAGCAACTAATTTTGTGAATAAATATCAAGATAAATTTATTGCCATACGAATTGTTAATGGTGTCATTGATGATGAACAAGTATTAGCAATATTTAAACAAGAGTCAGTTGCTTTCTTTTTACAATTAATTAAAACGCAATTAAAGGATTTTCGGATTAATATTGATTATTGGTCGAGTGAGTTAGAAATGTATACAACAAAAGAAATTGATAAGTTAGTAAAGGAATTGCAAGCAACTAATAAAGTTTTTGAAAAAGATGGTGCTTTGTGGTTAAAAACAACAGATTATGGTGATGATAAGGACCGAGTTCTTGTTAAACAAGATAAATCGTATGCTTATATTTTACCGGATTTAGCTTGTCATAATTTACGAATTAAACGAGCAAAAGCTAATTATTTAGTTAATTTTTGAGGTGCAGATCATCATAGTTATTTAACACGAATGCAGGCGGGTTTACAAATTTTAGGTTATGATGCTAATATTTTAAAAATTGTTATTATTCAAATGGTGCGATTAATTAAAGATGGTCAAGAATATAAAATGTCAAAAAGAAAAGGGACAGCCGTATGATTAATTGATTTAGTTATGGAATTAGGTATTGATGTTGTTCGTTATATGTTATGTTCAAAAGCATCTTCTAGTCATATGGATTTAGATTTGAGTCTTTTAACATCTCAAAGTAATAATAATCCGGTTTATTACTTTCAATATGCTACAGCGCGTTGTGCGAGTATTTTACGAAATGTGCCTCATAATATTGATTTAATAAAGACAATTGCTAGTTATCATTTATTAACACATCCCAAGGAGCGAGAGCTAATTAAAGTATTAGATTATTTTAGTAAAGTAGTACAAAGTGCTGCTAAATTTTGTCAACCGAATATTATTTGTGATTATATTCAGGAATTAGCACGGGGATTTCATTCATATTATTCAGAATGTAAAATTTTGGATGAAACTAATATTACTTTATCAGAACAAAGATTGCATTTAATTATTAGCACACAGTATGTCTTTAAAAATGCTTTAAACTTAATTGCTGTTGATTTTAAGGATCAAATGTAA